The Bacteroidota bacterium genome segment CTGGAGAAAAGCCGCAAAAGAAACGCTCTCCTGGTATGAAAAGATCATTGAAGTTACAGAGAAACAAGCCTGAGCGTCTGCCTTTCCTGGAGGAAGACCAGACGGTTCACGGCCGGTTTTCTCGCATGGCCGCCGCATTTCCGGATAAGGAAGCATTACGCTGCGGAGGTTCTTCGCTGACCTACGCGGAGTTGGATGAAAGATCGGACCATCTGGCGGTGACCATCCTGAAAAACCTGCCAACCGGTGTACACAGGGTGGGGATGTTCCTGCAGCCGGGTTTTCATCAGATCACGGCCATCCTGGGGATACTCAAGGCAGGAATGTGTTATGTACCCCTGGATATTTATTTCCCCTCCGAGAGAAATGAGTTTATGTTCCACGACAGCGGTTGCAGCCTCTTGCTTACCGATCATTACAACCTTGCCCAGGCCCGGTTGCTTGCCGGCGATAAGCCCATCCTGGATATGGATAATGGCGATAAGGAAGAAAAAGGGAAAGTCGACGGCGAAAATCACTCAGAACAGGATTACTGTCAGATCATATACACATCAGGATCGACAGGCCAACCCAAAGGCGTGGTTCACAACCACCGCAGCATAGTACATTTCATCGACAGGTTTTCGGAAGATATTGAAGTGACACCTGCCGACCGCTTTGCCTTTTACTATTCCATTTCCTTCTCGGCTCATACGATGCCAGTGCTGACAGCCCTATTGAATGGCTGCACCTTGTCGCTTTTCGATCTGAAGCGGGAGAACTTCAATGTTTTTGCCTCCTGGCTTGACGCGGAAGACATCACCATCACCCTGATGATCCCTTCCATCCTGCGTCAGTTCCTGGCTACACTGAAAAAAGACCAGGTATTCAAAAAGATCAGGATACTTCTGGTTGGAGGTGAGACACTATACCGCAGCGATGTGGAAAAAGCACGCCGGCACCTCAGAAAGCAGGCTATGATCCTTAATTTATATGCAAGCACGGAGGCCTACTATGCCAGGGGATATAAGATCTACGGACAAACGGTAATAAAAAGTAACATCGTTCCCATTGGTTATGCTGTAAGGGGTGTTGAAATGCTCATCCAGGATGAAGAGGGAGTGAGGAAGGACCCGAACAAAACCGGTGAGATAGCCATTAAAAGTCCATACATTGCCCTGGGTTACTGGAACCAGCCGGAGCAGACAGCCACCGACTTCCATGCTTGTCCGGGCGAGCCCGGACAGATTATTTTCAGGACCAGGGATATGGCTTACAAGCAAAGCGACGGGTGCATCGTGCATGTCGGAAGGAGTGATTCCATGATCAAGTTACGTGGCTACAGGATAGACCTGGGAGAGATAGAAAACGTATTACTCCAGGACAAGCTGGTAAAGGAAGCTGCAGTGGTAGTCAAAGAGAATCCCTTTGGGACCAAACACCTTGTAGCCTATGTTGTTCCGGCAGGGAAAAAGTCTCCGGATTATAATTACCTGAAACTGGCCGTGATCCGTATGCTTCCGCAATACATGGTTCCCTCCTACTTTGTTGAGATGGAATCGCTCCCAAAAAACGATATCGGGAAAACCCAACGTCGTGACCTTCCTGACCCCGAATGGGAAAAGGCCAGGGTCGGAGGGGAAATGGTTGCTCCGCGGACTGCCCTGGAAGAAGAACTCAGGGAGATCTTCGAAAGGATACTGGAAGTCCAACCCATAAGCATCAATGCCAACATCATGGATATGGGGGCTGATTCGCTGAGGCTTTTTGTTGCTTTCGACGAGATCGAGAAGCGATTCGGCACACGCCTTAACATCGACAGAATATTAGAAAACCCGACCATAGAATTTATTGCCAACACTGTAGAAAAACTAAAATAAACCCTGATGACACTGATCACCGGCAAGAATGTCCATCGCGCCGTAAAATTCATGAACTCAAAAAATGGAGGCAGGCTGGTTCCATACAAAACCGGATGCCGTTGGATCCACAAGTTTTGTTCATCTGAGTTCGCGCTGGAGCATCATTTCAGAAACAGGATCCAGCTCCTGAAAGAATTTGTGGCCAACATGCCGGGATCACCGTCCATGGATAAAATATTTCCCGATGTACTTATAACCAATTTTCTACGGCCGTGGAAATCGATGGCATTGGCCAGAATGAGCGTTTCTTCGCTAAAGAAGGTTTTGCATACCGAAGGACTGGAAATTTTTGAACAGGCCGTGCAAAAAGGTAAAGGTGTGATCCTGGTAAACAGTCATTATGGTTTTGTAGAAAGCGCACTGTCGGTGT includes the following:
- a CDS encoding non-ribosomal peptide synthetase, which encodes MKRSLKLQRNKPERLPFLEEDQTVHGRFSRMAAAFPDKEALRCGGSSLTYAELDERSDHLAVTILKNLPTGVHRVGMFLQPGFHQITAILGILKAGMCYVPLDIYFPSERNEFMFHDSGCSLLLTDHYNLAQARLLAGDKPILDMDNGDKEEKGKVDGENHSEQDYCQIIYTSGSTGQPKGVVHNHRSIVHFIDRFSEDIEVTPADRFAFYYSISFSAHTMPVLTALLNGCTLSLFDLKRENFNVFASWLDAEDITITLMIPSILRQFLATLKKDQVFKKIRILLVGGETLYRSDVEKARRHLRKQAMILNLYASTEAYYARGYKIYGQTVIKSNIVPIGYAVRGVEMLIQDEEGVRKDPNKTGEIAIKSPYIALGYWNQPEQTATDFHACPGEPGQIIFRTRDMAYKQSDGCIVHVGRSDSMIKLRGYRIDLGEIENVLLQDKLVKEAAVVVKENPFGTKHLVAYVVPAGKKSPDYNYLKLAVIRMLPQYMVPSYFVEMESLPKNDIGKTQRRDLPDPEWEKARVGGEMVAPRTALEEELREIFERILEVQPISINANIMDMGADSLRLFVAFDEIEKRFGTRLNIDRILENPTIEFIANTVEKLK